A portion of the Stigmatella aurantiaca DW4/3-1 genome contains these proteins:
- a CDS encoding YqaA family protein — MSDTTSVPKAPAASSEKLSWYRKLYLRVEALSSTKHALAAMLVVSVVDGSFFPVPPFALLVPMVMAQPKKWLRYAVMGTVASLAGGLLGYWLGTLINAGAVSFLNIDLNMRVQRFGIDASLGDLLGQNFWVLALLCSVLPTPFKVVAIGSGMVSVPLDRFFLAAIIGRTIRFMAVSGVMRFAGPTARKWLRV; from the coding sequence ATGTCGGATACGACCTCCGTCCCCAAGGCGCCCGCCGCCTCCTCAGAGAAGCTTTCTTGGTATCGCAAGCTCTACCTGCGCGTGGAGGCCCTGTCCTCCACGAAGCATGCCCTGGCGGCCATGCTGGTGGTGTCCGTGGTGGACGGCTCGTTCTTCCCGGTACCGCCCTTCGCGCTGCTGGTGCCCATGGTCATGGCCCAGCCGAAAAAATGGCTCCGGTATGCAGTGATGGGAACGGTGGCAAGCCTCGCCGGTGGGTTGCTCGGCTACTGGCTGGGCACCCTCATCAACGCCGGAGCGGTGAGCTTCCTGAACATCGACCTGAACATGCGCGTGCAGCGCTTTGGCATCGATGCGTCGCTGGGGGACCTGCTGGGCCAGAACTTCTGGGTGCTGGCGCTGCTGTGCTCGGTGCTGCCCACCCCTTTCAAGGTGGTGGCCATCGGCAGCGGCATGGTGTCCGTGCCGCTGGACCGCTTCTTTCTGGCGGCCATCATCGGCCGCACCATCCGTTTCATGGCCGTGTCCGGGGTGATGCGCTTCGCGGGCCCCACCGCGCGCAAGTGGCTGCGCGTCTGA
- a CDS encoding general secretion pathway protein GspE, with product MERKRIGEILLQRGAISPVQLEEGLKAQRQTQQRLGTTLVAQGAITEATLVQALSEALGLPVVDLEAIAPDWAAVHLVRARFCEQHELFPFALENRGGRRYLVVAMTDPLHGPALEEIEFTTGLKVSPRVAARSAVRAAILRYYHKGAAPSAPSARPASPAGKEAARGPASRPASASRPAQSPTSREDDDEEVIVGEELSAAEKTQRTSLADLITEREQQRRKKGAKAQKRPAPGGSGVLDDLDYLIGGGLRDEPDRVEELERKFWALMRIMARKGMLTNEEFTRELDDKGDS from the coding sequence ATGGAGAGGAAGCGGATTGGAGAGATCCTCCTGCAACGCGGCGCGATCAGCCCGGTGCAGTTGGAAGAGGGGCTCAAGGCCCAGCGGCAGACCCAGCAGCGCCTGGGGACGACCCTGGTGGCGCAGGGCGCCATCACCGAGGCCACGCTGGTCCAGGCGCTGAGCGAGGCGCTGGGGCTGCCCGTGGTGGACCTGGAGGCCATTGCCCCGGACTGGGCCGCCGTGCACCTGGTTCGTGCCCGCTTCTGCGAGCAGCACGAGCTGTTCCCCTTCGCCCTGGAGAACCGCGGGGGCCGCCGGTACCTGGTGGTGGCCATGACGGATCCCCTCCATGGCCCCGCGCTGGAGGAGATCGAATTCACCACCGGCTTGAAGGTGAGCCCCCGGGTCGCCGCCCGCTCGGCGGTGCGCGCCGCCATCCTGCGCTACTACCACAAGGGGGCGGCCCCCTCCGCCCCTTCCGCCCGCCCGGCCTCGCCCGCGGGCAAGGAGGCCGCCCGGGGCCCGGCCTCGCGCCCGGCCTCTGCGTCCCGGCCCGCCCAGTCCCCCACGTCCCGGGAAGACGATGACGAGGAGGTCATTGTCGGCGAGGAGCTGAGCGCCGCGGAGAAGACGCAGCGCACCTCCCTGGCGGACCTCATCACCGAGCGCGAGCAGCAGCGACGCAAGAAGGGGGCCAAGGCGCAGAAGCGGCCCGCCCCGGGCGGCTCGGGGGTGCTGGACGACCTGGACTACCTCATCGGCGGCGGCCTGCGGGACGAGCCGGACCGGGTCGAGGAGCTGGAACGCAAGTTCTGGGCACTCATGCGCATCATGGCGCGCAAGGGCATGCTCACCAACGAGGAGTTCACCCGCGAGTTGGACGACAAGGGCGACTCCTGA
- a CDS encoding GAF domain-containing sensor histidine kinase has protein sequence MKSDFRVLRRAGGPPPEAFQTLFEVLDEPLALCDGDLRLQAANPPFLRFCTAHGTTAEGMVAGMVQTLSQEPGLVPEDGDSSDVEVPLPGRRCVLLTVARRGDTVAVRGRLEPGRLMVAERALLEQARTEGVLLDLSRSVAEASGEEELVAAVARGVKELFPSRTFCIRIVDARTCGLTSLYAEGRLKEGAHEPLVLKRSAVARTHLEMARLPSDRVMVAREVPLIFTGTALGVSAPLVASGQLFGAINMEYPEGLEADVSHDERVLLQLANQVAVAVRNAKLIDELTFVRKYLEDLLERANALILVANRDRQVVVFNQALSALTGFAKEEVLGKDVFAFIPEDEQLRFGAMLSAAMRGERVNSIETRLRSRDREVRVTFATSHMLTPQGEVEGVIAIGQDITVMKELEKRIIHAEKLASIGQLAASVVHEINNPMTAVATYAEALLMNARLRPNSTAEQDKLKKIRESSDRILRFTRDLVSYARPAKEKPEQVPLESILEQAVSYCEHVVSHAKVNVERDYAPLPPVSAVRANLVQVFVNLITNACHAMVSGGKVMLSTRRDGQDAVVLVRDTGTGIDPKHLGHIFDPFFTTKEEGKGTGLGLSIVQGIVESHGGRITVDSTLGEGTVFTLRLPLAKP, from the coding sequence ATGAAGAGTGACTTCCGGGTGTTGCGCAGGGCGGGGGGGCCGCCGCCGGAAGCCTTCCAGACCCTCTTCGAGGTGCTGGACGAGCCGCTGGCGCTGTGTGACGGCGACTTGAGGCTGCAAGCGGCGAATCCGCCCTTCCTGCGCTTCTGTACCGCCCACGGCACCACGGCCGAGGGCATGGTGGCGGGCATGGTGCAGACACTGTCCCAGGAGCCCGGGTTGGTTCCGGAGGATGGGGACAGCTCGGACGTGGAGGTTCCGCTGCCGGGCCGGCGCTGCGTGCTGCTGACGGTGGCGCGCCGGGGGGACACGGTGGCGGTGCGCGGCCGGCTGGAGCCCGGGCGGCTCATGGTGGCCGAGCGCGCCCTGCTGGAGCAGGCCCGGACCGAAGGCGTCCTGCTCGACCTGAGCCGCAGCGTGGCGGAGGCCAGCGGCGAGGAGGAACTGGTGGCGGCGGTGGCGCGCGGGGTGAAGGAGCTGTTCCCCAGCCGCACCTTCTGCATCCGCATCGTGGATGCGCGCACCTGCGGCCTCACCTCGCTCTACGCGGAAGGCCGGTTGAAGGAGGGCGCGCACGAGCCCTTGGTCCTCAAGCGCAGCGCGGTGGCGCGGACCCACCTGGAGATGGCGCGGCTGCCCTCCGACCGGGTGATGGTGGCCCGGGAGGTACCGCTCATTTTCACGGGTACGGCGCTCGGTGTGAGCGCTCCCTTGGTGGCGAGCGGCCAGCTCTTTGGCGCCATCAACATGGAGTACCCGGAGGGGCTCGAGGCGGACGTCTCCCACGATGAGCGGGTGCTCCTGCAACTTGCCAACCAGGTGGCCGTGGCGGTGCGCAACGCCAAGCTCATCGACGAGCTGACGTTCGTGCGCAAGTACCTGGAGGACCTGCTGGAGCGGGCCAATGCCCTCATCCTCGTGGCGAACCGGGACCGGCAGGTGGTGGTGTTCAACCAGGCCCTCTCGGCGCTCACCGGCTTCGCGAAGGAGGAAGTGCTGGGCAAGGACGTGTTCGCCTTCATCCCCGAGGACGAGCAGCTGCGCTTCGGCGCGATGCTGTCGGCGGCCATGCGCGGCGAGCGGGTCAACAGCATCGAGACGCGGCTGCGCTCACGCGACCGGGAAGTGCGCGTCACGTTCGCCACCTCCCACATGCTCACGCCCCAGGGCGAAGTCGAGGGCGTCATCGCCATCGGGCAGGACATCACCGTCATGAAGGAGCTGGAGAAGCGCATCATCCACGCCGAGAAGCTGGCCTCCATCGGCCAACTGGCCGCCAGCGTGGTGCATGAAATCAACAACCCGATGACGGCGGTGGCCACCTACGCCGAGGCGTTGCTGATGAATGCGCGGCTCCGCCCCAACTCCACGGCCGAGCAGGACAAGCTGAAGAAGATCCGCGAGAGCAGCGACCGCATCCTGCGCTTCACCCGGGACCTGGTGTCCTATGCGCGGCCGGCCAAGGAGAAGCCGGAGCAAGTTCCGCTGGAGTCCATCCTCGAGCAGGCCGTGAGCTACTGCGAGCACGTGGTCTCGCACGCGAAGGTGAACGTGGAGCGCGACTACGCCCCGTTGCCGCCCGTCTCCGCGGTGCGCGCCAACCTGGTCCAGGTCTTCGTCAACCTCATCACCAACGCCTGCCACGCCATGGTGTCCGGCGGAAAGGTGATGCTGTCCACCCGGCGAGATGGCCAGGACGCGGTGGTCCTGGTGCGGGACACGGGCACGGGCATCGACCCCAAGCACCTGGGGCACATCTTCGACCCCTTCTTCACCACGAAGGAGGAGGGAAAGGGCACGGGGCTGGGGCTCTCCATCGTCCAGGGCATCGTGGAGAGCCACGGCGGCCGCATCACCGTGGACAGCACGCTGGGCGAAGGCACCGTCTTCACCCTGCGGCTGCCCCTGGCCAAGCCCTGA
- a CDS encoding HAD family hydrolase: MPLRAALFDLDGTLVDSLADIAAAMNHALIHHGLPTHPTSDYRYFVGEGVMHLIRRAAPQGDEALHTEIFTTYRAWYAEHLFDQTTVFPGIAQMLARLAGEGVQLAVLSNKADGFTKQLVKGLMPDVPFAAVYGERPGMPRKPDPTAALALAGELAVAPGDCAFVGDTSVDMNTARHAGMYGVGVTWGFRGVDELKAHGAQAIATTAEELWTALRGPREAR; encoded by the coding sequence ATGCCTCTTCGCGCTGCCCTCTTTGATCTCGATGGGACGCTGGTGGACTCGCTGGCGGACATTGCCGCGGCGATGAACCACGCGCTCATCCACCACGGCCTGCCCACCCATCCCACCTCGGATTACCGGTACTTCGTGGGGGAGGGGGTCATGCACCTCATCCGCCGGGCGGCTCCCCAGGGGGACGAGGCGCTGCACACCGAGATCTTCACCACCTACCGTGCCTGGTACGCGGAGCACCTCTTCGACCAGACGACGGTGTTCCCGGGCATCGCCCAGATGCTGGCGCGGCTGGCCGGGGAGGGCGTCCAACTGGCGGTGCTGAGCAACAAGGCGGATGGCTTCACCAAGCAGCTGGTGAAGGGGCTGATGCCGGACGTGCCCTTCGCGGCCGTCTATGGCGAGCGGCCGGGCATGCCGCGCAAGCCGGACCCCACCGCGGCCCTCGCGCTCGCGGGGGAACTGGCCGTGGCCCCCGGAGACTGTGCCTTCGTGGGCGACACCTCCGTGGACATGAACACCGCGCGCCACGCGGGCATGTATGGCGTGGGGGTTACCTGGGGCTTCCGCGGGGTGGATGAGCTGAAGGCCCATGGGGCCCAGGCCATCGCCACCACCGCGGAGGAGCTGTGGACGGCCCTGCGGGGCCCCCGCGAGGCCCGCTAG
- a CDS encoding ExbD/TolR family protein has protein sequence MAGGMDLGGGGKGGKKPLDASINLTPFIDLMAVTISFLLLTAVWTQIGKLQVSQAGGPSTEETPPTETKTVQLTLAITPEEMRLTADQSTFDPIPISRDDSGKLDLAKLTARFKEIREQFPDQASITLQTDDKVRYDILVRIIDECMGSGLPQVSVMAAG, from the coding sequence ATGGCCGGCGGAATGGACCTTGGGGGCGGAGGCAAGGGTGGCAAGAAGCCGCTCGATGCTTCCATCAACTTGACCCCCTTCATCGATCTGATGGCGGTGACCATCAGCTTCCTGCTCCTCACGGCCGTGTGGACCCAGATTGGCAAGCTCCAGGTCTCCCAAGCCGGAGGTCCCTCCACGGAGGAGACGCCGCCCACGGAGACCAAGACGGTGCAGCTCACGCTGGCCATCACGCCGGAGGAGATGCGCCTCACCGCGGACCAGAGCACGTTCGATCCGATTCCGATCTCCCGCGATGACAGCGGGAAGTTGGACCTGGCCAAGCTCACCGCGCGCTTCAAGGAGATCCGGGAGCAGTTTCCGGATCAGGCCTCCATCACGCTGCAGACGGATGACAAGGTCCGCTACGACATCCTGGTGCGCATCATCGATGAGTGCATGGGCTCGGGGCTTCCCCAGGTCTCGGTGATGGCGGCGGGCTAA
- a CDS encoding MASE1 domain-containing protein, giving the protein MARAFTVRGLLTVLLVAGLYLAAGYVGLPFFITHSAVSPVWPASGVALAALLMWGRGYWSGVFLGTLAFTLLRGSPLEVCLGIAVSSTLEAVLALWILRRTGFSSSLERVRDVVSLSLAAVGGSLASALLGVLSLKLAGALDPQSFVKAALVWWAGDALGILVMVPAALLMWQRRPLEHKGEAVLLGACILLLCWEVFHGGILSARVARAEPSLFVPLCIWASLRFGPRGTAFATLLITVMSIWGSVTGRSPFAEGAEGNHLLVDQLFITVHSIAGLSLAAVSAERRNALARLELMAAALRDVSEGVAISQMTPSGPRIVHANEAYCALVGASCEEVVGASPSQHVGQMEPGARQRVETALSEALPFRGEVSLARQDGKRLYSELQLSPVRDEAGVPTHLVSTHRDVTATHEMRARLLAAERIAAVGTLAAGVGHEINNPLAYLTMNLASAAKELGRSGAAGLAASASVRNAQEGAERIRLLVQDLQTFSRGGSEERLPVDLLAVVAPALRMTRHVLGSRARLVEEYGPVPRVMGSEARLGQVLLNLLVNAMQSIPDGNAGQHEVRVRTGKAPDGRALVEVSDTGQGIHPQVLPHIFEPFFTTKPSGEGTGLGLSICHQIIRAHEGELLVRSEPGQGSVFTVLLPAAPGEAVDTVPQRMSKAMEVRELSKGRRGRILIIDDEPRMAQSMRLLLEPSHDVVTTTRGSEALEWVSAGQRFDVVVCDLQMPETTGMDIHAWLTLRVPELAERLVFISGGACTATAREFLRTVRNQVLEKPVRPEVLLATIDAALEPGGMRTGA; this is encoded by the coding sequence ATGGCACGCGCCTTCACCGTGCGCGGCCTGCTGACCGTCCTCCTGGTTGCCGGGCTGTACCTGGCGGCGGGTTACGTGGGCTTGCCGTTCTTCATCACCCACAGCGCCGTCAGCCCTGTCTGGCCCGCTTCGGGCGTTGCGCTCGCCGCGCTTCTCATGTGGGGGCGGGGGTACTGGTCCGGCGTCTTTCTGGGCACGCTCGCGTTCACCTTGCTGAGAGGCTCGCCCCTGGAGGTCTGCCTGGGCATCGCCGTGAGCAGCACGCTGGAGGCGGTGCTCGCCCTGTGGATCCTGCGGCGCACGGGGTTCTCCTCCTCGCTGGAGCGCGTCCGGGATGTCGTCTCGCTGAGCCTGGCCGCGGTGGGGGGCTCGCTGGCGAGCGCCCTGCTGGGCGTGCTGAGCCTGAAGCTGGCCGGAGCCTTGGATCCGCAATCCTTCGTGAAGGCGGCGCTGGTGTGGTGGGCGGGGGATGCGCTGGGCATACTGGTCATGGTGCCCGCGGCGCTGCTGATGTGGCAGCGGCGGCCCCTGGAGCACAAGGGCGAGGCAGTGCTGCTGGGCGCCTGCATCCTGCTGCTCTGCTGGGAGGTCTTTCATGGGGGGATTCTGAGCGCCCGCGTTGCCCGCGCGGAGCCCTCGCTCTTCGTTCCCCTGTGCATCTGGGCCTCGCTGCGCTTTGGGCCGCGCGGGACGGCGTTCGCCACCCTGCTCATCACCGTGATGTCCATCTGGGGCTCGGTGACGGGCCGCAGCCCCTTCGCCGAGGGCGCCGAGGGAAACCACCTGTTGGTGGATCAGCTCTTCATCACCGTTCACTCCATTGCCGGGCTGTCGCTCGCGGCCGTCAGCGCCGAGCGCCGCAACGCGCTGGCGCGGCTGGAGCTGATGGCCGCGGCCCTCCGGGACGTGAGCGAGGGGGTCGCCATCAGCCAGATGACGCCCAGCGGTCCCCGCATCGTCCACGCCAACGAGGCCTACTGCGCGCTGGTGGGAGCCTCCTGCGAAGAGGTGGTGGGCGCATCCCCCAGCCAGCATGTGGGCCAGATGGAGCCTGGGGCGCGCCAGCGCGTGGAGACTGCCCTGAGCGAAGCGCTTCCGTTCCGGGGGGAAGTCTCCCTGGCGCGTCAGGATGGCAAGCGCCTGTACAGCGAGCTGCAGCTGTCACCCGTGCGCGATGAGGCGGGGGTGCCGACCCACTTGGTCTCCACCCACCGGGATGTCACCGCCACCCACGAAATGCGGGCCCGCCTCCTGGCCGCCGAGCGCATCGCGGCGGTGGGGACGCTCGCCGCGGGCGTGGGCCATGAAATCAACAACCCGCTGGCCTACCTGACGATGAACCTCGCGTCGGCGGCCAAGGAGCTGGGCCGGAGCGGGGCGGCCGGTCTCGCGGCGTCCGCCAGCGTGCGCAATGCCCAGGAGGGTGCCGAGCGCATCCGGCTTCTCGTCCAGGATCTCCAGACATTCAGCCGGGGGGGCAGCGAGGAGCGCCTGCCGGTGGACCTTCTGGCGGTGGTGGCCCCCGCGCTGCGGATGACGCGGCACGTGCTGGGGAGCCGGGCGCGGCTGGTGGAAGAGTATGGGCCCGTTCCCCGGGTGATGGGGAGCGAGGCGCGGCTGGGGCAGGTGCTGCTCAACCTGCTCGTCAACGCGATGCAGTCCATTCCGGATGGGAATGCCGGGCAGCACGAGGTTCGGGTGCGCACCGGAAAGGCTCCGGACGGGCGGGCGCTGGTGGAGGTGTCGGACACCGGCCAGGGCATTCATCCCCAGGTGCTCCCCCACATCTTCGAGCCCTTTTTCACCACGAAGCCGAGCGGCGAGGGCACGGGGCTGGGGCTCTCCATCTGTCATCAAATCATCCGGGCGCATGAGGGCGAACTGCTCGTCCGCAGCGAGCCAGGCCAGGGCTCCGTCTTCACCGTCCTGTTGCCAGCAGCCCCTGGGGAAGCGGTCGATACGGTGCCACAACGTATGAGCAAGGCGATGGAAGTTCGGGAGCTATCCAAGGGGAGGCGTGGGCGCATCCTCATCATCGATGACGAGCCGCGCATGGCGCAGTCCATGCGCTTGTTGCTGGAGCCCAGCCACGATGTCGTGACCACCACGCGGGGCAGCGAGGCGCTGGAGTGGGTCTCGGCGGGCCAGCGCTTCGATGTCGTCGTGTGTGACTTGCAGATGCCCGAGACGACCGGGATGGACATTCACGCCTGGCTGACCCTCCGGGTCCCGGAACTGGCCGAGCGGCTGGTCTTCATCTCCGGGGGCGCGTGCACGGCCACGGCCCGCGAGTTCCTGCGCACGGTGCGAAACCAGGTGCTGGAGAAGCCCGTGCGCCCGGAGGTGTTGCTGGCCACCATTGACGCGGCGCTGGAGCCGGGGGGGATGCGGACCGGTGCGTGA
- a CDS encoding ExbD/TolR family protein codes for MAIKVPGKRYGKRLEHSKVFGHGGHGKKGGYADLLITPLVDMFVIIVLFLIANFSATGEVLMMTKDIQLPEAINVKEIEMHPVVMISAEQVSVSGNIVGRVEDLVKDEYLNIPALEEKLRDMKKQFEDLHAMAQDDANAFKGDVNIQASKEVEFKIIKRVMFSCATAGYNNINFAVLTKGGTDSPPAASAAAPAP; via the coding sequence ATGGCCATCAAGGTTCCCGGTAAGCGGTACGGCAAGCGGCTCGAGCACTCGAAGGTGTTCGGCCACGGCGGGCATGGCAAGAAGGGCGGCTATGCCGACCTGCTCATCACGCCGCTGGTCGACATGTTCGTCATCATCGTGCTCTTCCTCATCGCGAACTTCTCCGCGACGGGCGAGGTGCTGATGATGACCAAGGACATCCAGCTGCCCGAGGCCATCAACGTCAAGGAAATCGAGATGCACCCGGTGGTGATGATCTCCGCCGAGCAGGTGAGCGTCTCGGGCAACATCGTGGGCCGGGTCGAGGACCTGGTGAAGGACGAGTACCTCAACATTCCCGCGCTGGAGGAGAAGCTCCGGGACATGAAGAAGCAGTTCGAGGACCTCCACGCCATGGCTCAGGACGACGCCAACGCCTTCAAGGGCGACGTCAACATCCAGGCCTCCAAGGAAGTGGAGTTCAAGATCATCAAGCGGGTGATGTTCAGCTGCGCCACCGCGGGCTACAACAACATCAACTTCGCGGTTCTCACCAAGGGTGGCACGGACTCGCCCCCGGCGGCCAGCGCCGCCGCGCCTGCCCCTTAA
- a CDS encoding MotA/TolQ/ExbB proton channel family protein has product MNLGSLTNLTILANTGGPERSLFEEIARRWEAGQWGMYPIAVCGIIAVSIVVERSIVLFFKSSINKEGFLRGLKKHIYAGDLDKAINYVAGQKPTPLTSVIKAGLMNVPKGQEEVQAALDEASLRETPKLEVRTGYLAMLGNAAMLAGLLGTVSGLISCFEAVANVNPADKATILANGISEAMNCTGFGLLTAIPALVAFSVLMGRTQTLINDINETSVSVLNLIVTNRDKFKNLNIPVSNHGHEE; this is encoded by the coding sequence ATGAATCTGGGGTCCTTGACGAACCTGACCATCCTGGCGAACACCGGCGGGCCGGAGCGCTCGCTGTTCGAGGAGATCGCTCGGCGCTGGGAGGCCGGGCAGTGGGGTATGTACCCCATCGCAGTGTGCGGCATCATCGCGGTGTCCATCGTGGTGGAGCGCAGCATCGTGCTGTTCTTCAAGTCCTCCATCAACAAGGAGGGCTTCCTCCGCGGCCTGAAGAAGCACATCTACGCCGGTGACCTGGACAAGGCCATCAACTACGTGGCCGGCCAGAAGCCCACCCCGCTGACCAGCGTCATCAAGGCGGGCCTGATGAACGTGCCGAAGGGCCAGGAAGAGGTCCAGGCGGCCCTCGACGAGGCCTCGCTGCGCGAGACGCCCAAGCTGGAGGTGCGCACCGGTTACCTCGCCATGCTCGGCAACGCCGCCATGCTCGCCGGTCTGCTCGGAACGGTGTCCGGTCTGATCTCCTGCTTCGAAGCGGTGGCCAACGTGAACCCGGCCGACAAGGCGACGATTCTGGCCAACGGCATCTCGGAAGCCATGAACTGCACGGGCTTCGGGCTGCTGACGGCCATCCCGGCGCTGGTGGCCTTCTCCGTGCTGATGGGCCGCACGCAGACGCTCATCAACGACATCAACGAGACGAGCGTCTCGGTGCTGAACCTCATCGTCACCAACCGCGACAAGTTCAAGAACCTGAACATCCCGGTCTCGAACCACGGTCACGAGGAGTAG